The following coding sequences lie in one Ictalurus punctatus breed USDA103 chromosome 16, Coco_2.0, whole genome shotgun sequence genomic window:
- the apc gene encoding adenomatous polyposis coli protein isoform X3 — MPGSGSGHSADSSPMGSFPRRGVTNGGRDSAGYLEELEKERSLLMAELQKEEKEKDWYYAQLQNLTKRIDSLPLTENFSLQTDMTRRQLEYEARQIRAAMEEQLGTCQDMEKRAQVRLARIQQIEKDMLRLHQQLQSQPSESEAKHDLVAQTEGAQASGDSVIGNGACSQGSSSRVDHDTASEMSSGGSYSVPRRLTSHLGTKVEMVYSLLSMLGTHDKDDMSRTLLAMSSSQDSCIAMRQSGCLPLLIQLLHGNDKDSVLLGNSRGSKEARARASAALHNIIHSQPDDKRGRREIRVLHLLEQIRAYCETCWEWQESHERGVDQDKNPMPSPMEHQICPAVCVLMKLSFDEEHRHAMNELGGLQAIGELLQVDCEIYGLTSDHYSVTLRRYAGMALTNLTFGDVANKATLCSMKGCMRAMVAQLKSESEDLQQVIASVLRNLSWRADVNSKKTLREVGSVRALMECALEVQKESTLKSVLSALWNLSAHCTENKADICSVAGALAFLVSTLTYRSQTNTLAIIESGGGILRNVSSLIATNEEHRQILRESSCLQTLLQHLKSHSLTIVSNACGTLWNLSARNAKDQEALWDMGAVSMLKNLIHSKHKMIAMGSAAALRNLMANRPAKYKDANIMSPGSSLPSLHVRKQKALIEELDAQHLSETFDNIDNLSPKASHRNKPRHKHNVYGDYDGVCRSDGFNTSGVGVRSPYMNTPVLSSPSSRENRGNADSVRAERDKSLDRERRGVHPDPESGKRMGMQIPTTVAQIAMVMEEVQSMHLGLDDRNAGSTPDSHMVQDDLVRRQTGVHSHQNMYSYSKPDASGRPCPMPKLEYRASNDSLNSVSSTDGYGKRGQMKPSVDSYSEDDEGKWCVYRKYPADLAHKIHNANHMEDDDGDLDTPINYSLKYSDEQLNSGRQSPSQSERWARPKILEDEMKRSDHNPPRSQSPGYPLYTEGNGESEDKLKKYQPLFVQQDMSGGFRSRGPNEQSGSASGHGMNKKMNQTICTVDDFGDDKPTNYSERYSEEEQLDEQPTNYSIKYNEDHHVEQPIDYSLKYSDASSKKPVFSHSKASSSQSSVKEQLSQDSSSSVSSIKTQNRQKQLHQPSAQTRPGPGRSIQKSNCKAPTINQETLQTYCVEDTPICFSRGSSLSSLSSEDEMESCKQNVNAASNYTTLPVAEKSSNNVPDQRTTEGQSSNHYVRMKPPRHQGSHVGHGEGSRHQKAVEFSSGAKSPSKSGAQTPKSPPEHYVQETPLVFSRCTSVSSLDSFESHSIASSVQSEPYSGMVSGIISPSDLPDSPGQTMPPSRSKTPPPPPPRTTSIKQKVSMPPHVEKRDLAPRHAAVSAAVQKVQVLPDNDTLLHFATESTPEGFSCASSLSALSLDEPFIQKDVELKIMPPLHEDDHGNKTEPEKEDTNESKRQDKPPVNTESEKDLLDDSDDDDDDREILEACINSAMPTKSSRKPKKQAPPNTSRIPPPVVRKPSQLSVYKLLPSQNRGQLQKHMALSHGEDMPRVYCVEGTPTNFSTATSLSDLTIDSPPNELSTIEIPAPQAEVTNQRRDTVPEGKSAETTDIAAAFDVQCAPGENEGDDILAECINSAMPKGKVHKPFRVQKMSDQPQHPPTATGSLVQQEFEKKKPTSPVKPMPQSSEYRARMLKRPDASSNLSEAAYPDKNTETKKLESKSGPRTLADKPTNTEERARPGFAFDSPHHYTPIEGTPYCFSRNDSLSSLDFEDDDLDLSKEKAELRKDKEQRKLPPSKSNGEHSGNTNRVATFQSAPAKALQKPGFSLASKENTGTVPDEKQKFSIEDTPVCFSRNSSLSSLSDIDQENNNKDCSHKEDTSQVEMPRPQASGYAPKAFHVEDTPVCFSRNSSLSSLSIDSEDDLLQECISSAMPKKKKQPPRSKSDDQAVKEEKSMLDDGILAEEPDLILDLTDTHSPISEQALSPDSESFDWKAIQEGANSIVSSLHQAAASLSRQGSSDSDSILSLKSGISIGSPFHLPSNQDDNKPPAHKGPRILKPGEKSTLEAKKKEEEAAKSLKGGKKVYKSLITGKPRPSLETMTSQQRQPQVPVVSRGRTMVHVPGVRSSSPSTSPIPKKPPTRGQATKPPAPQAPNSGNSPRTMKTPSKLDPSPAREPAVSQGGSSKTSSRSGSRDSTPSRPPQQSLARPMQSPGRTSASPGRNGLTPPNKFSQIPRTVSPNAASKPGSGRLSYPSPGRQLGQQTPPKHSGLPRSASGIPRSESASKSLNQYGTTGPSKKAELSRMSSTKSSGSESDRSEKPGLVRQSTFIKEAPSPTLKRKLEESASFESLSPSSPSQSQTPISSPSLPDMSLTLPYQGSGWKKSPQSQNSSENGDGKSLRRHDISRSHSESPSRLPINRGGTWKREHSKHSSSLPRVGTWKRTGSSSSILSASSESSEKGRSEDEPHPVNPPQRSAQNKDGGLERKGTWRKIKDKEAGPSMTLDLPDPTSDICTSHQTSTTPSKSEDVWVRIEDCPINSPRSSKSPTANTPPVIDGMSGRLHPSDWDLSEVHHKQPTANENASSRRLGSETNLNLIRSSESLDQKVTDIKPVLSTPNIATEVHEIAIAERTPFSSTNSSKHSSPSGAVAARVSPFNYTPSPRKSSADSTTPRPSQIPTPVNSSVKKKDSKGDTTESGSYIVTSV, encoded by the exons ATGCCAGGCTCAGGTTCGGGCCACTCCGCTGACAGCAGCCCCATGGGCTCCTTTCCCAGGAGAGGAGTGACCAACGGGGGCAGAGACAGCGCCGGATACCTGGAAGAGCTGGAAAAGGAGAG gtccTTGTTAATGGCTGAGCttcagaaagaagagaaagagaaggattGGTACTATGCCCAGTTGCAAAACCTCACCAAAAGGATCGACAGCCTTCCACTGACTGAGAAT TTCTCATTACAGACGGACATGACTCGCAGGCAGCTGGAATACGAGGCTCGGCAGATCCGGGCAGCGATGGAGGAGCAGCTGGGCACATGCCAGGACATGGAGAAGAGGGCACAG GTGCGGTTGGCGCGTATCCAGCAGATCGAGAAGGACATGCTGAGGTTGCACCAGCAATTACAATCCCAGCCTTCAGAATCTGAG GCCAAGCATGACCTCGTGGCCCAGACCGAGGGGGCACAGGCATCAGGAGACTCGGTCATCGGGAATGGAGCTTGCTCTCAG GGCTCAAGCTCTCGTGTGGATCATGACACAGCCAGTGAGATGAGTAGTGGAGGAAGTTACTCAGTACCACGCAGACTTACCAGTCATTTGGGCACCAAG GTGGAAATGGTCTACTCTCTGCTCTCCATGCTGGGCACTCATGATAAGGATGACATGTCTCGCACTCTCCTGGCCATGTCCAGTTCTCAGGACAGTTGTATAGCCATGCGTCAATCCGGCTGCCTGCCGCTGCTTATCCAGCTCCTGCATGGCAATGACAAGGACTCTGTTCTGCTGGGCAACTCTCGAGGCAGCAAGGAGGCCCGAGCCAGAGCCAGTGCTGCCCTACATAACATCATCCACTCGCAGCCAGATGACAAGCGCGGCCGGAGAGAGATCCGGGTGCTCCACTTGCTGGAACAGATCCGGGCCTACTGCGAGACCTGCTGGGAATGGCAGGAGAGCCATGAGCGTGGAGTAGACCAAGACAAAAACCCAA TGCCTTCACCTATGGAGCACCAGATCTGcccagctgtgtgtgttctcatgAAGCTGTCCTTTGATGAGGAGCATAGACATGCAATGAACGAACTTG GTGGACTGCAGGCTATAGGTGAACTATTGCAGGTCGACTGTGAAATTTATGGCCTTACGAGTGACCACTACAGTGTTACATTAAGAAGATATGCTGGCATGGCTCTAACTAACTTAACTTTTGGAGATGTAGCCAACAAG gcCACACTTTGTTCCATGAAGGGCTGTATGAGGGCCATGGTAGCGCAACTGAAATCTGAGAGTGAGGATTTGCAACAG GTCATTGCCAGCGTGTTGAGAAACCTGTCTTGGCGTGCTGATGTCAATAGTAAAAAGACATTGCGTGAGGTTGGCAGTGTTCGGGCTCTAATGGAGTGTGCCCTTGAGGTTCAGAAG GAATCGACACTAAAAAGTGTGCTTAGTGCCCTTTGGAATTTATCTGCTCATTGCACTGAAAACAAGGCTGATATCTGTTCTGTTGCTGGCGCGTTGGCCTTTTTAGTGAGCACGCTAACCTACAGAAGCCAAACCAACACCCTTGCCATTATAGAAAGTGGTGGAGGCATCTTGAGGAATGTTTCAAGTCTTATAGCCACAAATGAGGAGCATAG GCAAATCCTGCGGGAGAGCAGCTGTCTGCAGACCCTTCTTCAGCATCTTAAATCTCACAGCTTAACCATAGTGAGCAATGCATGTGGAACTCTGTGGAACCTCTCAGCTCGAAATGCAAAGGACCAGGAGGCATTGTGGGATATGGGAGCAGTTAGTATGCTCAAAAATCTGATCCACTCCAAGCACAAAATGATCGCTATGGGTAGTGCCGCAGCTCTGAGGAACCTCATGGCCAATCGGCCTGCCAAATACAAGGACGCAAACATAATGTCTCCTGGATCTAGTCTGCCTTCACTACATGTAAGGAAACAGAAAGCACTAATTGAAGAACTGGATGCACAGCATCTTTCTGAAACTTTTGATAATATAGATAATTTGAGCCCTAAGGCTTCTCACAGGAACAAACCTCGGCACAAGCACAACGTTTATGGTGATTACGATGGAGTTTGCAGGTCTGATGGTTTTAACACTAGTGGTGTTGGTGTTCGCTCCCCTTACATGAACACTCCAGTGCTCTCCAGCCCATCTTCTCGAGAGAATAGGGGCAATGCAGACAGTGTTCGGGCTGAGAGAGACAAGAGTCTGGATCGGGAGCGAAGAGGTGTCCACCCAGATCCCGAATCGGGTAAAAGAATGGGAATGCAAATTCCTACCACTGTAGCACAAATAGCAATGGTAATGGAAGAAGTACAAAGCATGCACTTGGGCCTAGATGACCGAAATGCTGGATCGACTCCTGACTCTCACATGGTTCAGGATGACCTCGTCAGACGTCAGACTGGGGTTCACAGTCACCAAAACATGTACAGCTATAGTAAACCAGATGCATCAGGCAGACCTTGCCCAATGCCCAAACTGGAGTATAGAGCATCTAATGACAGCCTTAATAGTGTCAGCAGCACTGATGGCTATGGAAAAAGGGGTCAGATGAAACCATCTGTAGACTCCTATTCTGAAGATGATGAAGGAAAATGGTGTGTCTATAGAAAATATCCAGCTGATCTTGCCCATAAGATACACAATGCGAATCATatggaggatgatgatggtgatttaGACACGCCAATTAACTATAGTTTGAAGTATTCAGATGAGCAGCTCAACTCAGGCCGACAAAGCCCAAGCCAGAGCGAGAGGTGGGCAAGGCCCAAGATTTTGGAGGATGAGATGAAACGCTCTGATCACAATCCACCTAGGTCCCAGAGCCCAGGGTATCCATTGTACACAGAGGGAAATGGCGAAAGTGAAGATAAGCTTAAAAAATACCAGCCCCTGTTTGTTCAGCAGGACATGTCTGGAGGATTCCGATCCAGGGGACCCAATGAGCAAAGTGGCAGTGCGTCTGGTCATGgaatgaacaaaaaaatgaaCCAAACAATTTGTACTGTTGATGACTTTGGTGATGACAAACCAACTAATTACAGTGAGCGCTATTCAGAAGAGGAACAACTTGATGAGCAGCCTACCAATTACAGCATAAAATACAATGAAGATCACCACGTAGAGCAACCTATTGATTATAGTCTGAAGTATTCTGATGCGTCTTCTAAAAAACCAGTGTTCAGTCATTCAAAAGCATCATCTTCACAGAGCTCCGTCAAGGAACAGTTAAGCCAGGACAGTTCATCTTCTGTTTCATCAATAAAAACTCAGAATCGGCAAAAACAGCTCCATCAGCCCTCAGCTCAGACTCGACCCGGGCCTGGCAGGTCGATTCAAAAGTCCAATTGCAAGGCTCCTACAATAAATCAAGAAACACTGCAGACCTATTGTGTTGAGGATACACCTATATGTTTCTCAAGGGGGAGCTCCCTATCATCCTTATCTTCTGAAGATGAAATGGAGAGCTGCAAGCAGAATGTCAACGCAGCTAGTAATTACACAACTTTGCCTGTTGCTGAAAAATCATCCAATAATGTTCCTGATCAGCGCACAACAGAAGGTCAATCGTCCAACCATTATGTCCGAATGAAGCCACCACGACACCAAGGATCTCATGTTGGGCATGGTGAGGGTTCCAGACATCAGAAAGCAGTAGAATTTTCATCAGGCGCTAAATCACCATCAAAAAGTGGTGCTCAGACCCCCAAAAGTCCTCCTGAACATTATGTGCAAGAGACCCCTCTTGTGTTTAGCAGATGCACTTCGGTCAGCTCTCTTGACAGCTTCGAGAGCCACTCCATTGCAAGCTCAGTACAGAGTGAGCCATACAGTGGAATGGTCAGTGGCATAATCAGCCCTAGTGACCTGCCTGATAGCCCCGGCCAAACGATGCCACCCAGTCGTAGCAagacacctccaccaccacccccaCGTACAACGTCCATAAAGCAGAAAGTTAGCATGCCGCCCCATGTAGAAAAACGTGACTTGGCACCAAGACATGCAGCTGTCAGTGCTGCTGTGCAAAAAGTGCAAGTGCTTCCAGATAATGACACACTTCTACATTTTGCCACAGAGAGTACTCCAGAGGGATTTTCATGTGCCTCAAGCCTCAGTGCATTAAGTCTGGATGAACCCTTCATTCAAAAGGATGTTGAGCTAAAGATAATGCCCCCACTTCATGAGGATGACCATGGAAACAAGACAGAACCAGAGAAAGAAGACACTAATGAGTCTAAGAggcaagacaagcctccagtaAATACTGAATCTGAGAAAGATCTATTGGATGACTctgacgacgacgatgatgatcgAGAGATCCTAGAAGCATGTATAAATTCAGCCATGCCTACAAAGTCCTCGAGAAAACCCAAGAAGCAAGCACCCCCAAACACTTCAAGAATACCACCACCAGTGGTCCGTAAACCAAGCCAGCTCTCTGTTTACAAACTACTCCCCTCACAAAACAGAGGACAACTGCAAAAACATATGGCATTGAGTCATGGAGAGGACATGCCTCGGGTATATTGTGTAGAGGGAACACCTACTAATTTCTCCACAGCAACATCTCTTAGTGACCTTACTATTGATTCACCTCCAAATGAGTTGTCTACTATTGAAATTCCAGCTCCCCAAGCAGAGGTGACAAATCAAAGACGAGACACCGTCCCAGAGGGTAAAAGTGCAGAAACGACTGATATTGCTGCAGCTTTTGACGTGCAGTGTGCTCCTGGTGAGAACGAAGGGGATGACATTCTTGCCGAGTGCATCAACTCAGCAATGCCAAAAGGTAAAGTACACAAGCCGTTCAGAGTGCAAAAAATGTCGGATCAACCTCAGCATCCACCTACTGCTACTGGGAGTCTAGTTCAGCAAGAGTTTGAAAAGAAAAAGCCAACTTCTCCCGTAAAACCAATGCCACAAAGCAGTGAATATAGAGCAAGGATGCTTAAGCGACCAGATGCCTCTAGCAACTTATCAGAAGCCGCATATCCTGATAAAAACACCGAAACAAAAAAATTAGAGTCTAAATCAGGCCCCAGAACATTGGCAGATAAGCCTACGAATACCGAGGAACGTGCCCGTCCAGGTTTCGCCTTTGATTCTCCgcaccattacacaccaattGAGGGTACTCCTTATTGCTTTTCTCGCAATGATTCACTAAGCTCACTTGACTTCGAGGACGATGATCTTGACCTTTCCAAAGAGAAAGCTGAGCTCCGAAAAGATAAGGAACAAAGAAAGCTTCCACCTTCAAAGAGTAACGGAGAGCATTCTGGAAACACTAACAGAGTGGCCACATTCCAGAGTGCCCCAGCAAAGGCCCTTCAAAAACCAGGTTTTTCACTTGCATCCAAAGAAAATACCGGAACAGTGCCTGATGAAAAGCAAAAATTTTCAATAGAGGACACCCCAGTGTGTTTCTCAAGAAATTCCTCCCTAAGTTCTCTTAGTGACATTGaccaagaaaacaacaacaaagattGCTCACACAAAGAGGACACATCGCAAGTGGAAATGCCCAGGCCTCAAGCCTCTGGCTATGCGCCAAAAGCCTTTCATGTGGAGGATActcctgtctgtttctctcgAAACAGTTCTCTTAGCTCACTCAGTATTGATTCTGAGGATGACCTCCTACAAGAGTGCATCAGTTCTGCAAtgccaaagaagaagaagcaaccACCTAGAAGTAAGAGTGATGACCAAGCTGTTAAGGAGGAGAAAAGCATGTTAGATGATGGCATTTTAGCAGAGGAACCCGACCTCATACTGGAtctcacagatacacacagtCCTATTTCAGAGCAAGCCTTGTCTCCAGATTCCGAATCCTTTGACTGGAAAGCCATCCAAGAGGGTGCTAATTCAATTGTTAGCAGTCTGCACCAGGCTGCGGCCAGTTTATCTAGACAGGGATCGTCTGATTCAGATTCTATCCTTTCTCTTAAATCTGGCATTTCCATTGGATCCCCTTTCCACCTGCCGTCAAATCAAGATGACAATAAGCCACCTGCCCATAAAGGACCAAGAATATTGAAACCGGGTGAGAAGAGCACTTTAGaggcaaaaaagaaagaggaggaagctgCTAAAAGCCTAAAAGGGGGTAAGAAAGTGTATAAAAGTCTTATCACCGGAAAACCACGACCTAGTCTTGAGACCATGACTTCTCAGCAGAGACAGCCTCAAGTTCCTGTAGTTTCAAGAGGAAGGACAATGGTTCATGTCCCTGGTGTGAGGAGCAGTTCTCCCAGTACCAGCCCTATTCCAAAAAAGCCTCCTACTCGTGGACAAGCCACAAAACCCCCAGCTCCCCAGGCACCAAATTCTGGAAACTCTCCTAGGACTATGAAGACACCATCAAAGTTAGACCCTAGTCCTGCCAGAGAACCAGCTGTCTCCCAAGGTGGATCAAGTAAAACCTCCTCTCGATCAGGATCAAGAGATTCCACACCATCTAGACCACCCCAGCAATCCCTAGCTAGACCCATGCAGTCTCCTGGTCGTACCTCTGCCTCACCAGGTAGGAATGGTCTAACGCCACCCAACAAGTTCTCGCAGATACCTCGTACTGTTTCTCCAAATGCAGCTTCCAAACCTGGGTCTGGTCGATTGTCTTACCCATCTCCAGGGAGGCAGTTGGGTCAGCAAACACCTCCGAAACATAGTGGCTTGCCGAGGAGCGCCAGTGGTATACCCAGGAGTGAATCTGCCTCAAAAAGTCTAAATCAGTATGGAACCACAGGCCCTTCCAAAAAAGCAGAGCTGTCCCGAATGTCTTCCACAAAGTCAAGTGGGAGTGAGTCTGACAGATCAGAGAAACCTGGACTTGTTCGCCAATCCACGTTTATTAAAGAAGCCCCTAGTCCAACCTTGAAAAGGAAATTAGAGGAGTCTGCTTCTTTTGAGTCTTTGTCTCCTTCCTCTCCTAGTCAGTCTCAGACACCTATTTCAAGCCCGTCCTTACCAGACATGTCTCTCACTCTGCCCTACCAAGGAAGTGGCTGGAAAAAGTCCCCTCAAAGCCAAAACTCTTCGGAAAATGGAGATGGGAAGTCACTTAGACGGCATGACATCTCCCGATCCCATTCAGAGAGCCCCTCAAGACTCCCAATTAACAGAGGAGGGACATGGAAAAGAGAACACAGCAAACATTCGTCCTCTCTACCAAGAGTAGGTACTTGGAAAAGAACAGGCAGTAGTTCCTCTATTCTCTCTGCATCATCTGAGTCTAGTGAAAAGGGCAGAAGTGAGGATGAACCTCACCCAGTTAATCCACCTCAGCGATCTGCACAGAACAAGGATGGTGGACTGGAAAGGAAGGGAACGTGGAGGAAAATAAAAGATAAGGAAGCAGGCCCCTCAATGACTCTAGACTTACCTGATCCAACTAGTGATATATGCACATCACATCAGACAAGTACCACACCATCTAAATCTGAGGATGTCTGGGTGAGGATTGAAGATTGTCCCATCAACAGCCCTAGATCTAGTAAGTCACCAACAGCAAACACACCTCCAGTAATTGATGGCATGTCTGGAAGACTACATCCTAGTGACTGGGACTTGAGTGAAGTGCATCATAAGCAGCCAACAGCCAATGAGAATGCGTCCAGTCGACGTCTCGGTTCGGAAACTAATTTGAACCTCATTCGAAGTAGTGAGAGTCTTGACCAGAAGGTGACCGACATCAAGCCTGTTTTAAGCACTCCAAATATCGCTACAGAAGTTCATGAAATTGCAATTGCCGAGCGTACACCTTTCAGCTCGACCAATTCCAGCAAACACAGCTCCCCTAGTGGTGCTGTTGCTGCCAGGGTTAGTCCTTTTAACTATACGCCAAGCCCTAGAAAGAGCAGTGCAGACAGCACAACGCCGAGGCCATCTCAGATCCCCACTCCGGTTAACAGCAGTGTAAAGAAGAAAGACTCTAAAGGAGACACGACAGAAAGTGGGTCCTATATTGTCACCTCAGTGTAA